A genomic window from Tolypothrix sp. PCC 7910 includes:
- a CDS encoding MBL fold metallo-hydrolase yields MCPLPQQPNHTVKPPRAVLSYEVPIGGNLRSDFAQNIFAFPPNRDTLGGTSYFIVRNESNILIDCPAFEPTNLDFLRSHGGVRWLFITHRGAIGKTAEIQQALGCEVVIQEQEAYLLPELTVTSFGRELTLDATAQVIWTPGHSPGSSCLYYNYLGGVLFSGRHIVPNLQGEPALLRTAKTFHWPRQIKSLENLLERFTPETLQYICPGGNIGFLRGKGAIAQAYQSLAALDFGTGN; encoded by the coding sequence ATGTGCCCCTTACCCCAACAGCCAAATCATACAGTTAAGCCACCAAGGGCTGTGCTCTCTTACGAAGTTCCGATCGGAGGAAACCTCCGCTCGGACTTCGCGCAAAATATTTTTGCATTTCCGCCCAATCGGGACACATTAGGGGGAACCTCTTATTTTATTGTAAGAAATGAAAGTAATATCCTCATTGATTGTCCTGCTTTTGAGCCGACAAATTTAGATTTTTTGCGATCGCATGGCGGCGTGCGTTGGCTATTTATCACGCACCGCGGTGCTATAGGTAAGACAGCAGAAATCCAGCAAGCTTTAGGTTGCGAGGTTGTAATTCAAGAGCAAGAAGCTTATTTGTTACCAGAATTAACCGTCACCAGCTTTGGGCGGGAACTGACTTTAGATGCAACCGCCCAAGTAATTTGGACACCAGGTCATTCTCCCGGCTCATCTTGCCTTTACTATAATTACTTGGGCGGAGTTCTATTTTCAGGTCGCCATATAGTCCCCAATCTCCAGGGTGAGCCAGCATTATTACGGACAGCCAAAACCTTTCACTGGCCGCGACAAATTAAAAGTCTTGAGAACTTATTAGAGCGCTTTACACCAGAAACACTACAGTATATCTGTCCTGGTGGAAATATCGGTTTCTTAAGGGGTAAAGGTGCGATCGCTCAGGCTTACCAGAGTCTTGCAGCTTTGGATTTCGGGACTGGAAATTAA
- a CDS encoding site-2 protease family protein codes for MTFWFLLLLGIATYLMVQRVVAHSTQTPVWLLWLVLMTPAFLLTGWTLMYGTKQPPPSSLILWSSIICVLLYWLLFQWGRRTPIDKQTEPQAIESQSVIHPTAEPVTVRPIEPTEETQLRNCFPWSTYYIQNIEYRPQAVICRGQLRTTPSQAYQQIKSNIEGQFGDRFLLIFQEGINSKPFFVLVPNTQAAKSANSAKGEQLTRPGLALLLLVATLITTTLIGTRIAGVDAKALQADPNIFLQGLPYALALMTILGIHELGHYLTARYYKIRSTLPYFIPVPFFLGTFGAFIQMRSPIPNRKALFDVSIAGPIAGFIATLPILIWGLAHSEIVPLTEKTSILNPDALNPKYSILLALLSKLALGNALTAQSAIDLHPVAVAGFLGLIVTALNLMPVGQLDGGHIVHAIFGQRTAIAIGQIARLLLLLLSLIQSEYLFWAIILWLIPLVDEPALNDVTDLDNGRDILGLLSMALLVIIVLPLPQLMANLLQI; via the coding sequence ATGACATTTTGGTTTCTCCTCCTACTGGGAATAGCTACTTATCTAATGGTGCAGCGTGTCGTTGCCCATAGCACCCAGACACCCGTATGGTTGTTATGGCTAGTTTTAATGACACCAGCATTTTTGTTAACCGGATGGACACTAATGTATGGTACGAAACAACCGCCACCCTCATCACTGATTCTCTGGTCGTCAATCATCTGCGTTCTGTTATACTGGCTGTTATTTCAATGGGGACGGAGAACACCTATAGATAAACAAACAGAACCCCAAGCCATTGAATCACAATCGGTTATTCATCCTACCGCAGAACCAGTAACAGTGCGTCCCATAGAGCCAACGGAAGAAACCCAGCTGCGAAATTGTTTTCCCTGGTCTACATACTACATTCAAAACATTGAATACCGACCCCAAGCGGTAATCTGTAGGGGTCAGTTGCGAACTACACCAAGCCAAGCCTACCAGCAAATTAAGTCTAATATCGAAGGACAATTTGGCGATCGCTTTCTGTTGATATTTCAAGAAGGTATCAATAGCAAGCCTTTCTTTGTCTTGGTTCCCAATACTCAAGCTGCTAAATCTGCAAATTCTGCTAAGGGCGAACAGTTAACGCGCCCAGGATTAGCATTATTGCTTTTAGTGGCTACCTTAATTACTACTACCTTAATAGGAACCAGAATTGCTGGTGTTGATGCAAAAGCACTACAAGCTGACCCCAATATATTTCTTCAGGGATTGCCTTATGCTTTAGCATTAATGACAATTTTGGGCATCCATGAATTAGGACACTATTTAACTGCGAGGTATTACAAAATACGCTCAACGCTACCTTATTTTATTCCTGTGCCTTTTTTCTTAGGAACATTTGGCGCATTTATTCAGATGCGGAGTCCTATCCCTAACCGCAAAGCTTTATTTGATGTGAGTATTGCAGGCCCAATTGCGGGTTTTATTGCTACATTACCAATATTAATTTGGGGTTTAGCTCATTCTGAGATAGTTCCGCTGACGGAAAAAACCAGTATATTAAACCCTGATGCACTCAATCCCAAATATTCCATCTTATTAGCGCTGCTTTCAAAATTAGCGCTAGGAAATGCGTTGACTGCACAATCAGCGATTGACTTACATCCTGTTGCAGTCGCAGGTTTTTTGGGATTAATCGTTACTGCATTAAATTTGATGCCAGTTGGACAACTAGATGGTGGTCATATTGTCCATGCTATTTTTGGACAAAGAACTGCGATCGCAATTGGTCAAATTGCTCGCTTATTGTTGTTACTGCTGTCTTTGATCCAATCTGAATATTTATTCTGGGCGATTATTTTATGGCTCATCCCCTTAGTTGATGAACCTGCACTTAATGATGTCACCGACCTAGATAATGGGCGTGACATATTAGGTTTATTATCAATGGCTTTGTTAGTCATAATTGTCTTGCCACTCCCCCAATTAATGGCGAATTTGTTGCAGATTTAA
- a CDS encoding FAD-binding oxidoreductase, which translates to MTTLNLDTLTAAFADIETITDPAQVAKLSQDYHTFSPVLVPKLAGKVGDIVVRPANEAEVIKVAAICAKHRIPVTVRGAGTGNYGQCVPMHGGVILDMTKMHEILWVKPAVARVEAGVKLAALDKKAREIGWEMRMAPSTYRTATIGGFIAGGSGGIGSIQYGLLGDRGNLLGLGVVTLEDEPRIIELRGDDVQKVNHAWGINGIITQLELPLAPAYPWAEVIVTFDDFMTAAKFGYALGIADGMMKKLISVFASPIPQYFHALHEYIPQGKHSAFLMVAEPSLEFLPGLVQEYGGEITYQKPAQDAGKGANLAEFTWNHTTLHARTVDTSITYLQSIFPPDASLQLVEHLYHHFGDEVMMHLEFFKVRGVVIAGALQLVRYTTEERLNEIIRYHEAQGVMIANPHTYIIEDGGRKVIDPEQLKFKEMVDPYGLMNPGKSKVLEFKHNNS; encoded by the coding sequence ATGACAACTCTCAACTTAGATACCCTCACTGCTGCTTTCGCAGACATCGAAACTATCACCGACCCCGCGCAAGTCGCCAAATTATCCCAGGACTATCACACCTTTAGCCCCGTTCTCGTCCCCAAATTAGCCGGAAAAGTCGGTGATATCGTCGTCCGTCCCGCCAATGAAGCCGAAGTGATTAAGGTGGCTGCAATCTGCGCCAAACACCGCATCCCTGTAACAGTGCGTGGTGCAGGTACAGGGAATTACGGCCAATGCGTACCTATGCATGGCGGTGTAATTCTCGATATGACCAAAATGCACGAAATTCTCTGGGTAAAACCAGCCGTAGCGCGAGTAGAAGCTGGGGTGAAATTGGCAGCTTTAGATAAAAAAGCGCGAGAAATTGGCTGGGAAATGCGAATGGCTCCCTCAACCTACCGCACAGCCACCATTGGCGGCTTTATTGCTGGGGGAAGTGGAGGTATAGGTTCAATTCAATATGGATTATTAGGCGATCGCGGTAATCTTTTAGGTCTAGGAGTGGTAACTTTAGAAGATGAACCCCGCATCATCGAATTACGCGGCGATGATGTGCAAAAGGTCAACCATGCTTGGGGTATTAATGGCATCATCACCCAATTAGAACTTCCCTTAGCCCCAGCTTATCCTTGGGCGGAAGTGATTGTTACCTTTGATGACTTCATGACAGCAGCCAAGTTTGGCTATGCCCTGGGTATTGCTGATGGCATGATGAAGAAATTAATTAGTGTATTTGCATCACCCATTCCCCAATATTTCCATGCTTTGCATGAATATATTCCCCAAGGTAAGCACTCAGCATTTTTAATGGTTGCTGAACCAAGTTTGGAATTTCTACCAGGATTAGTGCAAGAATATGGCGGAGAAATTACCTATCAAAAACCCGCGCAAGATGCAGGTAAAGGCGCAAATTTAGCAGAATTTACTTGGAACCACACAACATTACACGCCCGCACTGTCGATACTTCAATTACCTATTTACAAAGCATCTTTCCGCCAGATGCGAGTTTGCAATTAGTTGAACATTTATATCATCATTTTGGTGATGAAGTGATGATGCATTTAGAATTTTTTAAGGTGAGAGGTGTAGTTATTGCTGGCGCTTTACAACTCGTGCGTTATACCACAGAAGAACGCCTCAATGAAATTATCCGCTACCATGAAGCGCAAGGTGTAATGATTGCCAATCCTCATACATATATTATTGAAGACGGCGGCAGAAAAGTCATTGACCCCGAACAGTTAAAATTTAAAGAAATGGTTGACCCCTATGGGTTAATGAATCCTGGTAAAAGCAAAGTTTTGGAATTTAAACACAATAATTCATAA
- a CDS encoding type II toxin-antitoxin system RelE/ParE family toxin — MIYEVKFTKGARKAFMKLSPELQDRIQIKIDGLAIEPRPNRVKKLNGTDNSYRIRVGDYRIIYEIYDDVLLVNVVEMGHRRNVYKDKS, encoded by the coding sequence GTGATTTACGAAGTTAAATTTACCAAGGGTGCGAGAAAAGCCTTTATGAAACTATCTCCCGAATTGCAAGATCGGATACAGATAAAAATAGATGGCTTGGCAATAGAACCACGCCCTAACAGAGTGAAGAAGTTAAACGGCACAGATAATTCATATCGAATTAGAGTTGGCGATTACCGCATTATCTACGAAATTTATGATGATGTTTTATTGGTAAATGTTGTAGAGATGGGACATCGTCGCAACGTATATAAAGATAAAAGCTGA
- a CDS encoding ATP-binding protein → MNSPPKPPTTINSRGHPTEFEQIIQTKSHNFVGREFVFTAIHEFIHRYRQGYFTIVGAPGSGKSTILAKYATDNPDVVYYNVELEGKNRAEEFISNICTQLIETFAIDNLPVETFNITSLHQLIQQISDELKPQQKLIITIDGLDRIDRNSQSPGTNLFYLPRYLPDKVYFLLSRRPFLREKSGLLIETPSHILNLADYPESTQQDIQTYIQQYLNHEDIKAWLNHHQINEQEFCSSLAAKSENNFMYVSQVLAAISEGFYPESWQYNQIPPGLETYYQQHWQKMQAANQDEEFSQAVLNVLVKQQQPISIEAIAEILNADEFDIEEVLENWLEFLTQQQISGAEYYSFYHANFCKWLANKLEY, encoded by the coding sequence ATGAACTCACCACCCAAACCACCCACTACAATCAATTCCAGAGGACATCCCACAGAGTTTGAGCAAATTATTCAAACCAAAAGCCATAATTTTGTCGGTCGTGAATTTGTATTTACGGCGATTCATGAATTTATTCACCGTTATCGCCAGGGTTATTTCACCATTGTTGGCGCACCGGGTAGCGGTAAAAGTACTATTCTCGCCAAATATGCAACAGATAATCCTGATGTTGTCTATTACAACGTTGAACTTGAGGGTAAAAATCGCGCTGAGGAATTTATTAGCAATATTTGCACCCAACTGATAGAGACTTTTGCTATTGATAACTTACCTGTAGAGACTTTCAACATCACATCTCTACATCAGTTAATTCAGCAAATCAGCGATGAGTTAAAACCTCAGCAAAAACTCATCATTACTATTGATGGATTAGACCGCATTGACCGCAATAGTCAATCTCCTGGGACAAATTTATTTTATCTTCCCCGCTATCTCCCAGATAAAGTTTATTTCCTCCTCTCCCGCCGACCTTTTTTGAGAGAGAAATCTGGTTTATTAATTGAAACTCCATCCCATATTCTTAATTTAGCAGACTACCCAGAATCAACTCAGCAAGATATCCAAACATATATTCAACAATATTTAAATCACGAAGATATAAAAGCTTGGCTAAATCATCACCAAATCAACGAGCAAGAATTTTGCTCTAGCCTTGCTGCTAAATCAGAAAATAATTTTATGTATGTCAGCCAAGTTTTAGCTGCTATCTCTGAGGGTTTCTATCCAGAATCTTGGCAATACAATCAAATCCCGCCTGGTTTAGAAACATATTATCAACAGCATTGGCAAAAAATGCAGGCTGCAAATCAAGATGAGGAATTTAGCCAAGCTGTGTTGAATGTTTTAGTTAAACAACAGCAGCCCATCTCTATAGAAGCAATTGCCGAAATTCTCAATGCAGATGAATTTGATATTGAGGAAGTGTTAGAAAATTGGTTGGAGTTTTTAACCCAGCAACAAATATCAGGTGCAGAATATTACAGCTTTTATCATGCAAATTTCTGTAAATGGTTGGCAAATAAACTTGAATATTAA
- a CDS encoding Uma2 family endonuclease, with amino-acid sequence MTVQLLRRKFTVEQYHKMLESGILTEDDRVELIRGEIIEMSPIGAKHAACVNRLINLLVQLLGKRVIVAAQNPIRLNDSSETQPDVALLKPRDDFYATAHPRTQDIFLLIEVADSTIEYDREQKIPLYAEANIIEVWLVDINEQIVEVYQQPTAVGYQFMQKFASGQTLSIPGFSDVNITINEILGI; translated from the coding sequence ATGACTGTGCAGTTATTAAGACGGAAATTCACAGTTGAGCAATATCATAAAATGCTTGAGTCGGGGATTCTGACAGAAGATGACCGAGTGGAATTGATCCGGGGAGAAATTATTGAGATGTCACCTATTGGGGCAAAACACGCGGCTTGTGTAAATCGCCTGATTAATTTGTTGGTGCAATTGTTAGGAAAGCGCGTTATAGTTGCGGCGCAAAATCCTATTAGATTAAACGATAGCTCAGAAACTCAGCCAGATGTAGCATTACTTAAACCCCGTGATGATTTTTACGCCACTGCACACCCCCGAACTCAGGATATTTTTTTATTAATTGAAGTAGCTGATTCTACTATTGAGTATGACCGAGAACAGAAAATTCCTTTATATGCAGAAGCAAACATAATTGAAGTTTGGTTAGTAGATATTAACGAGCAAATTGTGGAAGTTTATCAACAACCAACAGCCGTAGGATATCAGTTTATGCAAAAGTTCGCTAGCGGTCAAACTTTATCAATTCCAGGCTTTTCTGATGTCAACATAACCATCAACGAAATCCTCGGTATCTAA
- a CDS encoding transcriptional regulator, which produces MDWQDFLRQEAGKHGLSPEQEETLLAALPHENAQISQVKLADILKISEATVKSRLKIIYDKFRESCPALANQEGAGKFELLRTYLKKNYHQLDINKATLNPVTSSTIPAEFEPLIKEKIRSFCGREFVFKEFADFLKKYPKGYFTVIGDAGMGKSAIAAKYVYDHQAICYFNVLQDGRNRPELFLKSIRQQLINRYNLENVENDDLSALLVKASSKIPDGEYLVIVVDALDEVEQEPGGENILYLPKTLPDKVYFLLTRRRYEPSKKRLYTEGVEQVELNLTAIQYIELSRDDIQAYIRFILNHDAEWKEGLRKWMQERNIADETFIERVAEKSENNFMYLRYVLPGIARGFYNDLSLKELPDGLQQYYQTHWARMGMNNKGEEIKVIILFILVEIGTPIPCEMIADIAGKDEFEVQKVLDDWVEYLKKQNVDGDDCYSIYHASFLDFLQAQRALQAKRQLFKEVNQRIVDYWEKNIKYS; this is translated from the coding sequence ATGGATTGGCAAGATTTTCTTCGTCAAGAGGCGGGTAAACATGGCTTGTCACCAGAGCAAGAAGAGACTTTATTGGCTGCGCTACCTCATGAAAATGCCCAAATCAGCCAAGTCAAACTTGCAGATATATTAAAAATATCTGAAGCTACCGTCAAAAGTAGACTAAAAATTATTTATGATAAATTTCGCGAGAGTTGTCCTGCATTGGCTAACCAAGAAGGTGCAGGAAAGTTTGAGCTTTTGCGAACTTACCTGAAGAAAAATTATCATCAACTAGATATAAATAAAGCAACTCTCAACCCTGTGACATCGTCAACAATTCCAGCAGAGTTTGAACCGCTAATTAAAGAAAAAATTCGCTCGTTTTGTGGGCGGGAATTTGTATTTAAAGAGTTTGCAGATTTCCTCAAAAAATATCCCAAGGGTTATTTTACCGTGATTGGTGATGCTGGGATGGGTAAAAGTGCGATAGCAGCCAAGTATGTTTACGATCATCAAGCGATTTGTTATTTTAATGTCTTGCAAGATGGACGCAATCGCCCGGAGTTATTTCTTAAAAGTATTCGCCAACAGCTAATTAATCGCTACAACTTAGAAAATGTTGAGAATGATGATTTATCAGCTTTGTTAGTTAAAGCTAGTAGCAAAATTCCTGATGGTGAATACTTGGTGATTGTGGTTGATGCATTGGATGAAGTAGAACAAGAACCAGGCGGAGAAAATATTTTATATTTGCCTAAGACTCTGCCAGATAAAGTTTATTTTCTGCTGACGAGGCGACGCTATGAACCGAGTAAAAAGCGTTTATATACTGAAGGTGTTGAGCAAGTAGAGTTGAATTTAACTGCAATTCAGTATATTGAATTAAGTCGTGATGATATTCAAGCATATATCCGCTTCATTCTTAATCATGATGCAGAGTGGAAAGAGGGTTTGAGGAAATGGATGCAAGAAAGAAATATTGCTGATGAAACTTTTATTGAGCGGGTAGCAGAGAAAAGTGAAAATAATTTCATGTATTTGCGCTATGTTTTACCAGGGATTGCGCGGGGTTTTTATAATGACTTGAGTTTAAAAGAATTACCAGATGGTCTTCAGCAATATTATCAGACCCATTGGGCAAGGATGGGGATGAATAATAAAGGTGAAGAAATTAAAGTAATTATTTTGTTTATTTTAGTGGAGATTGGCACGCCTATCCCTTGTGAAATGATTGCTGATATTGCCGGGAAAGATGAATTTGAGGTACAAAAAGTTTTAGATGACTGGGTAGAGTATTTGAAAAAACAGAATGTAGACGGAGATGATTGTTATAGCATCTATCACGCCAGTTTTTTAGATTTTCTCCAAGCGCAAAGAGCATTGCAAGCCAAGCGACAGCTATTTAAAGAGGTAAATCAACGCATTGTTGATTACTGGGAAAAGAATATTAAATATTCATAG
- a CDS encoding ABC transporter permease yields the protein MLFKRRPKLLSPDIFAPVLVGIFALLLWDVFVRITQLPTYILPGPILVLQTLISDWNELFSSLLITLQITVVAFVAAAISGLIIAILFTQSKWIERSFFPYAVILQTTPIVAIAPLIILWFKNNTFAALVVCAWIVAFFPIVSNTTLGLNSVDRNLLNLFQLYKASRWQTLLYLRLPSAMPYFLGGLKISGGLALIGAVVAEFVAGTGGEKSGIAYRILISSYNLQIPRMFAALLLTTGLGVLIFVSLSALSDFILRKWHESAVEQED from the coding sequence ATGCTCTTTAAACGTCGCCCCAAATTACTATCACCAGATATTTTCGCACCCGTATTAGTGGGGATTTTCGCGTTGCTATTGTGGGATGTATTCGTGCGGATTACACAATTACCAACCTATATTCTTCCTGGCCCCATCTTAGTATTGCAAACCTTAATTAGTGATTGGAATGAGTTGTTCTCATCCTTATTAATTACCCTACAAATAACAGTTGTTGCCTTTGTTGCGGCTGCAATTTCTGGGTTAATCATAGCGATATTGTTTACCCAAAGCAAATGGATTGAGCGCAGCTTCTTTCCCTATGCAGTCATTTTACAGACAACTCCCATAGTTGCGATCGCACCTTTAATTATTCTCTGGTTCAAAAACAACACTTTCGCCGCCTTAGTAGTTTGTGCCTGGATTGTCGCCTTTTTCCCCATCGTCTCTAACACTACTTTGGGACTCAACAGTGTAGACCGCAACTTACTTAACTTATTTCAACTCTACAAAGCTTCTCGTTGGCAAACACTGCTGTATCTCCGCTTACCCAGTGCCATGCCATACTTCTTAGGTGGGTTAAAAATTAGTGGTGGTTTAGCTTTAATTGGCGCAGTCGTCGCGGAATTTGTCGCGGGAACTGGGGGGGAAAAATCAGGTATCGCCTATCGCATTCTCATTTCTAGCTATAACCTGCAAATTCCGCGAATGTTCGCCGCATTATTGCTGACTACGGGGTTAGGTGTGTTAATTTTCGTCAGCTTGAGTGCTTTATCGGACTTTATATTACGTAAATGGCACGAAAGCGCTGTTGAACAAGAGGATTAA
- a CDS encoding ABC transporter ATP-binding protein, translating into MNNPPAIQLSHISKVYKNGTVALQDLNLAIPESQFISIVGPSGCGKSTVLKLIAGLGRISSGTIDWGLPPQARKLAFVFQDAALMPWANVKENVRLPLKLAGASPQETNSLVQQTLALVGLEKCERSYPRELSGGMKMRVSIARALVTQPNILLMDEPFGALDEITRSKLNSDLLDLWYQHHWTVVFVTHNIYEAVYLSNRVVVMGTNPGRIIADIEITAPYPRSEEFRTSSLYNEYCRQVSQSLEIAMSYSPKVAF; encoded by the coding sequence ATGAATAACCCTCCCGCTATTCAACTCAGCCACATTAGCAAAGTCTACAAAAATGGCACAGTGGCGCTGCAAGACTTAAATTTAGCTATCCCAGAATCGCAATTTATCAGCATCGTCGGCCCTTCTGGGTGTGGTAAAAGTACAGTCCTCAAATTAATTGCCGGACTAGGGCGCATCAGTTCTGGTACTATTGACTGGGGTTTGCCTCCCCAAGCACGCAAACTCGCCTTTGTGTTTCAAGATGCAGCACTGATGCCTTGGGCAAATGTGAAAGAAAATGTCCGCCTACCCTTAAAATTGGCGGGAGCATCGCCACAAGAAACTAATAGTTTAGTGCAGCAAACATTGGCATTAGTAGGATTAGAAAAATGTGAGCGTAGTTACCCCCGCGAGTTATCTGGGGGAATGAAAATGCGGGTATCAATTGCGCGTGCTTTAGTCACACAACCCAATATTTTATTAATGGATGAACCATTTGGAGCTTTAGATGAAATCACCCGCAGTAAACTTAACAGTGACTTACTAGATTTATGGTATCAACACCATTGGACAGTGGTTTTTGTCACCCATAATATTTACGAAGCAGTCTATTTATCAAATCGGGTAGTAGTGATGGGGACAAACCCCGGACGAATAATTGCAGATATTGAAATTACTGCACCTTACCCCCGTAGCGAGGAGTTTCGTACCTCATCTTTGTATAACGAATATTGTCGCCAGGTTTCCCAATCTCTAGAAATAGCGATGAGTTATTCCCCAAAGGTGGCATTTTGA
- a CDS encoding CHASE2 domain-containing protein, translated as MISGILQKLRTALTKDKITRDTSPNKRWLQIVLFSSFGVTALIWGVRELKWLQSWELKAYDQMLRSRPTQPPNNRILLVTITQQDLERYKWPLSDNTVNQLLQKLESYQPRVVALNIYRPEQKNLAAGIANPQNIIGTCAKSTIGRPEIPPPSNLSIDNVGFNDLIPDNESDQIVRRALLFGKSSDKKCTTQFSFAALAAIIYLEKAGLELDFPDQQHLSIGKTMIPILTSNFGSYENMDAEGYQILLNYLQPANLAEEVSLTAVLKNQIKPEQVKDRLVIIGTNAATVHPGYYTPYSAVPEEPARMAAVFIHAQIASQIISTVLDGKSLIWDWPNWAETLWLWAWSLVGGTLAWRLRHPLLLVTIGGITLIGLVGICFGLFLFSGWVPLVPPALTLVLTGMSVMTYTTYQTQQQTRLIILQVEKQKEVIEQLDILLQETKADKLIQDKHYHQSSEILKPKTTGDFLLGGRYQINKILGSGGFGCSYLAHDTQRPGHPTCVVKQLMPARRDTKFLEVARRLFNSEAEILATLGKHQQIPELLAYFEENQEFYLVEEYIPGHTLHEELPPVKGVKNESGVIDMLKGILEVLEFVHEHRVIHRDIKPHNIIRSADDNRLVLIDFGAVKLMQPPNSEQTELATVAIGTRGYAPPEQFAGHPRLCSDIYALGMIGIQALTGIQPQELHPDPDTGNIMWRSYAQVSEEFAEILDRMVRYHFSDRYQSAIDVIQDLKSLGKS; from the coding sequence GTGATTAGCGGAATCTTACAAAAACTCCGAACTGCGTTAACCAAAGATAAAATTACCCGCGACACTTCCCCCAACAAGAGGTGGCTGCAAATTGTCCTATTTAGTAGTTTTGGAGTTACAGCCTTAATCTGGGGAGTGCGGGAACTGAAATGGTTGCAGTCGTGGGAGTTAAAAGCCTACGATCAGATGTTGCGATCGCGCCCTACTCAGCCACCTAACAATCGCATTTTGTTAGTTACCATTACGCAACAGGATCTAGAGCGCTATAAGTGGCCATTATCAGATAATACTGTCAATCAACTGTTACAAAAATTAGAGTCTTATCAACCCCGGGTTGTTGCTTTAAATATATACAGGCCAGAACAGAAAAATTTGGCGGCGGGAATTGCAAATCCCCAAAATATTATTGGTACTTGCGCGAAAAGCACTATAGGTAGACCAGAAATCCCCCCGCCATCTAATTTATCTATAGATAATGTCGGCTTTAACGATTTAATTCCTGACAATGAAAGCGATCAAATTGTCCGGAGGGCATTGTTATTTGGCAAATCTTCAGATAAAAAATGTACTACACAATTTTCATTTGCAGCTTTAGCGGCAATTATTTACCTAGAGAAAGCGGGACTAGAATTAGATTTTCCCGATCAGCAACATCTCTCGATTGGGAAAACGATGATTCCCATATTGACTAGTAATTTTGGTAGCTATGAAAACATGGATGCCGAAGGCTACCAAATACTGTTAAATTACCTTCAGCCAGCTAATCTGGCAGAGGAAGTAAGTTTAACAGCAGTTCTCAAAAATCAAATTAAACCCGAACAAGTCAAAGACCGTTTAGTCATCATTGGTACTAATGCTGCGACTGTTCATCCTGGTTATTACACACCCTATAGCGCAGTCCCAGAAGAACCTGCGAGAATGGCTGCGGTGTTCATTCATGCACAAATAGCCAGTCAAATCATCAGCACTGTACTGGATGGTAAATCTTTGATTTGGGACTGGCCAAACTGGGCCGAAACCCTATGGCTATGGGCTTGGTCGCTAGTAGGCGGAACATTAGCATGGCGACTGCGACATCCTTTATTATTGGTGACAATAGGTGGTATAACATTAATTGGGTTGGTGGGCATCTGCTTTGGTTTGTTTCTCTTTTCTGGATGGGTTCCGCTCGTCCCACCTGCCCTAACTTTAGTACTTACTGGTATGAGTGTCATGACTTACACTACATACCAAACTCAACAGCAAACTCGCTTAATTATTTTGCAAGTTGAAAAGCAAAAAGAGGTAATTGAACAGTTAGATATCCTCTTGCAAGAAACTAAAGCAGACAAGCTAATTCAAGATAAACATTATCACCAAAGCTCCGAAATTTTAAAACCAAAAACCACAGGTGATTTTCTTTTAGGTGGGCGTTATCAAATCAACAAAATTCTCGGTTCTGGGGGATTTGGTTGCTCTTATTTAGCACATGATACTCAGCGACCTGGTCATCCTACTTGTGTCGTTAAACAGTTAATGCCAGCACGCCGAGATACTAAATTTCTAGAGGTTGCTCGTAGATTATTTAATAGCGAAGCAGAAATTTTAGCCACTTTAGGCAAGCATCAGCAGATACCAGAATTGCTGGCTTATTTTGAAGAAAATCAAGAATTTTATTTAGTTGAAGAGTACATTCCCGGGCATACTTTACATGAAGAGTTACCACCTGTAAAGGGTGTCAAGAACGAATCTGGAGTTATCGATATGCTCAAAGGCATTTTAGAAGTTTTAGAATTTGTCCACGAGCATCGGGTAATTCATCGAGATATTAAACCCCATAATATTATTAGATCTGCTGATGATAACCGATTAGTATTGATTGACTTTGGCGCAGTCAAATTAATGCAACCCCCCAATAGCGAACAAACAGAATTAGCAACAGTAGCCATTGGAACTCGGGGTTATGCGCCACCAGAACAATTTGCAGGTCATCCGCGATTATGTAGTGATATTTACGCTTTGGGGATGATTGGAATTCAGGCTTTGACGGGGATACAACCACAGGAACTTCACCCAGATCCCGACACAGGAAATATTATGTGGCGTTCTTACGCTCAAGTTAGTGAAGAATTTGCAGAAATTTTAGATAGGATGGTGCGTTATCATTTTAGCGATCGCTATCAATCAGCAATTGACGTAATCCAAGATTTAAAGTCCCTGGGAAAGTCATAG